In a single window of the Anabas testudineus chromosome 17, fAnaTes1.2, whole genome shotgun sequence genome:
- the LOC113172115 gene encoding insulin-like growth factor-binding protein 3 isoform X2: METCLRALCMTFVLASFSPRSGAISPVIRCEPCDVGARLLCKPLPKDCTEKVREPGCGCCMTCALSFGQPCGVYTGRCGSGLTCQHQPGETKPLQALLEGRGICANATNKRLTVRPTPPVNELPAENIETQYEERNSTGSGLQTLYSTHRPSGPLRPPLHLLFPSAKSEVLGRDQKKKTQSFKMEDLPGPLITDQQNFSLETKQEPEYGPCRREIESILSSLKITHTLNPRGFRIPNCDKKGFYKKKQLLEPHHRTTTPVR, from the exons ATGGAGACGTGTCTTCGCGCACTTTGCATGACTTTTGTCCTGGCCTCGTTCAGCCCAAGGTCAGGTGCGATCAGTCCGGTTATCAGATGCGAGCCATGCGATGTTGGAGCGCGCCTTTTGTGTAAACCTTTACCCAAGGACTGCACGGAGAAGGTCCGCGAACCGGGCTGCGGCTGCTGCATGACTTGCGCGCTGAGCTTTGGGCAGCCGTGCGGCGTGTACACCGGGAGATGCGGCTCCGGACTCACTTGTCAGCATCAGCCTGGTGAGACGAAACCTCTGCAGGCTCTGCTGGAGGGACGGGGGATTTGTGCAAACGCCACTAACAAGAGACTAACCGTCAGACCAACTCCTCCAGTCAATGAACTACCAG CAGAGAACATTGAAACTCAGTATGAAGAGAGGAATTCCACTGGCTCAGGCCTTCAGACCTTGTACAGCACCCACAGACCCTCGGGACCCCTGAGACCACCACTTCACCTGTTGTTCCCCTCCGCCAAATCCGAGGTCCTGGGACGGgatcagaagaagaaaacccaGAGCTTTAAAATGGAGGATCTCCCGGGACCACTCATCACAGACCAGCAAAACTTCTCTCTAGAGACCAAACAGGAGCCCGAGTAT GGTCCCTGTCGGAGAGAGATTGAGAGCATTCTCAGCAGCCTCAAGATTACACATACTCTCAACCCCAGAGGTTTCCGCATACCAAACTGTGACAAGAAAGGCTTCTATAagaaaaaacag TTATTAGAGCCTCATCATCGCACCACCACACCAGTGAGGTAG
- the LOC113172115 gene encoding insulin-like growth factor-binding protein 3 isoform X1, translating to METCLRALCMTFVLASFSPRSGAISPVIRCEPCDVGARLLCKPLPKDCTEKVREPGCGCCMTCALSFGQPCGVYTGRCGSGLTCQHQPGETKPLQALLEGRGICANATNKRLTVRPTPPVNELPAENIETQYEERNSTGSGLQTLYSTHRPSGPLRPPLHLLFPSAKSEVLGRDQKKKTQSFKMEDLPGPLITDQQNFSLETKQEPEYGPCRREIESILSSLKITHTLNPRGFRIPNCDKKGFYKKKQCRPSKGRKRGFCWCVDKYGQPLPAFDGKERGDAQYYNSESQ from the exons ATGGAGACGTGTCTTCGCGCACTTTGCATGACTTTTGTCCTGGCCTCGTTCAGCCCAAGGTCAGGTGCGATCAGTCCGGTTATCAGATGCGAGCCATGCGATGTTGGAGCGCGCCTTTTGTGTAAACCTTTACCCAAGGACTGCACGGAGAAGGTCCGCGAACCGGGCTGCGGCTGCTGCATGACTTGCGCGCTGAGCTTTGGGCAGCCGTGCGGCGTGTACACCGGGAGATGCGGCTCCGGACTCACTTGTCAGCATCAGCCTGGTGAGACGAAACCTCTGCAGGCTCTGCTGGAGGGACGGGGGATTTGTGCAAACGCCACTAACAAGAGACTAACCGTCAGACCAACTCCTCCAGTCAATGAACTACCAG CAGAGAACATTGAAACTCAGTATGAAGAGAGGAATTCCACTGGCTCAGGCCTTCAGACCTTGTACAGCACCCACAGACCCTCGGGACCCCTGAGACCACCACTTCACCTGTTGTTCCCCTCCGCCAAATCCGAGGTCCTGGGACGGgatcagaagaagaaaacccaGAGCTTTAAAATGGAGGATCTCCCGGGACCACTCATCACAGACCAGCAAAACTTCTCTCTAGAGACCAAACAGGAGCCCGAGTAT GGTCCCTGTCGGAGAGAGATTGAGAGCATTCTCAGCAGCCTCAAGATTACACATACTCTCAACCCCAGAGGTTTCCGCATACCAAACTGTGACAAGAAAGGCTTCTATAagaaaaaacag TGCCGTCCGTCCAAAGGCAGAAAACGAGGCTTCTGTTGGTGTGTGGACAAATACGGGCAGCCTTTGCCAGCTTTTGATGGGAAGGAGCGAGGAGACGCCCAGTATTATAACTCTGAGAGCCAATAG
- the LOC113171399 gene encoding insulin-like growth factor-binding protein 1 — protein sequence MPGSYEKLTFVAAVCLAVLGVVRSSPVVGPEPIRCVPCTQEKLNSCPAIPADCKQVLREPGCGCCMACALEVGASCGVHTAHCGEGLRCIPRPGEARPLHALTRGQGVCAEDLGHEETDGIADHGSLHHLLGLNFPFDHQDAAEGQESIKAKLNAIRNKLVQQGPCHIELHAALDMITSTQQKLGEKFTTFYLPNCDKHGFYKAKQCESSLVGPPARCWCVSSWNGKKIPGSQDLLGDSECHQEVAY from the exons ATGCCTGGTTCATATGAGAAGCTGACGTTTGTGGCAGCGGTGTGTCTGGCGGTCTTAGGTGTGGTGAGGTCGTCCCCAGTGGTGGGGCCGGAGCCTATCCGCTGCGTCCCCTGTACGCAGGAGAAACTGAACAGCTGTCCCGCCATCCCTGCAGACTGTAAGCAGGTGCTGAGGGAGCCTGGATGTGGCTGCTGCATGGCCTGTGCCCTCGAGGTAGGCGCGTCCTGTGGGGTTCACACGGCCCACTGTGGCGAGGGGCTCCGCTGTATACCGAGGCCCGGTGAGGCCAGACCTCTCCACGCTCTGACAAGAGGACAGGGAGTTTGTGCTGAAGACCTAGGCCACG AAGAAACTGATGGAATCGCTGACCACGGCTCCTTGCACCATCTCTTGGGTCTCAACTTTCCTTTTGACCATCAAGACGCAGCTGAGGGTCAAGAAAGCATCAAGGCCAAGCTCAACGCTATTCGAAACAAACTGGTACAACAG GGTCCCTGTCACATTGAACTGCATGCGGCACTGGACATGATAACAAGCACTCAGCAGAAACTAGGTGAGAAGTTCACGACGTTCTACCTCCCCAACTGCGACAAGCACGGCTTCTACAAGGCCAAGCAG tGTGAGTCATCTCTGGTTGGACCGCCTGCTCGCTGCTGGTGTGTCTCTTCCTGGAATGGAAAGAAGATCCCAGGATCCCAGGACCTGCTTGGTGACTCCGAGTGTCATCAAGAAGTCGCTTACTGA